One segment of Helicobacter anatolicus DNA contains the following:
- a CDS encoding class I SAM-dependent methyltransferase has protein sequence MLEDKIKWNTRYKSNKMPKNPSDILVKFQHLLSGGIALDIACGNGRNINFLADRGFVCDGVDISDEALKSIVNPNINTYCLDLDIYDLKENIKQLYDVVINFYFLDRKILRIIPDLLKDDGFVFIETFIDDEEYKGNIEAKKILEQGELQEVFQGFDIILNEEKWIIRDRGERAKIISFIAQNKL, from the coding sequence TAAAATGGAACACACGATATAAGAGTAATAAGATGCCTAAAAATCCTAGCGATATTTTGGTGAAATTTCAACATCTTTTATCAGGAGGAATAGCATTAGATATTGCCTGTGGAAATGGTAGAAATATAAATTTTTTAGCAGATAGGGGATTTGTATGTGATGGTGTTGATATTTCAGATGAAGCACTAAAATCAATAGTGAATCCTAATATAAATACATATTGTTTGGATTTGGATATTTATGATTTAAAAGAAAATATAAAACAACTCTATGATGTGGTAATAAATTTTTATTTTTTAGATAGAAAAATTTTAAGAATAATACCAGATCTTTTAAAAGATGATGGATTTGTATTTATTGAAACTTTTATAGATGATGAAGAATATAAGGGAAATATAGAAGCAAAAAAAATTTTAGAGCAAGGAGAATTGCAGGAAGTATTTCAGGGGTTTGATATTATCTTAAATGAGGAAAAATGGATTATTAGAGATAGGGGTGAGAGGGCAAAGATTATTTCTTTCATTGCCCAAAATAAACTTTGA